In the genome of Paenarthrobacter ilicis, the window AGATCCGGTGCGGGGCCGCAGCGCACAGGCGTATATGAAGTCGGAGATGCCGTCCCTGGGAGTTCGGGTGCCCGATGTCCGGGCCCTGGTGAAAGCCTGTGCACGCGAGTTCCCACCTGGTGCGCCCGATGAGCTCCGCTCGGCTGCCCTTGAACTGTGGCGCTCAGCTGTGGCCCGCGAGGAACGGTATGCGGCCATCGACCTGACCGGGCTCAAAATGGTACGTGGTGATCCGGAGATGCTGGGCGTCTTCGAGGAGATGATCCGGACCGGAGCCTGGTGGGATCTGGTGGACGGTGTGGCACCGCGGATCTGTGAGCTGCTGTTCGCCCGGCCGGACATCATCAAGCCAGTGCTGCTGCGTTGGTCCACTGACAACACCATGTGGGTGCGCAGGGCTGCAATCACGTCACAGCTGTCCGCGAAGTCCAACACTGACACCGAACTGCTGTCGGCAGTCATCATTCCCAACGCCGCCGATCCCGAATTCTTCATCCGCAAGGCCATCGGGTGGGCACTGCGGGAGTACAGCAAGACCGACCCGGGCTGGGTCAGGACTTTTGCCACCGAATGTGCCCTTAGCCCGTTGTCGCGTCGGGAAGCGCTGCGCCTGATGCCCAAGGCCTGATGGGCCTGATGGGTCTGATCAGATGATCGGGCGAAGTCCCGGTTCATCCCGGCTGCGGAAGAGGCTCTTGGTTTTGGGATCCATGAAGATGAGGTAAATGGCGAAGAAAAGGGCGATGACCGCCGCGGCTACCCTGGCCAGCAGGAGGGCCAGGCCCAGGTCTTCGCTTTGGAGATACGGGAACACATCCAGCTGGTCCGAGGTCGCGTAGACCATGAAGAACGACACTACGAAGTACAGCGCCTTGACCTGCCAGTCATTGCGGATCCCCGTGACCGCGAAAAGCGGGATCAGCCAGACCACGTACCACGACTGGATCATGGGCGCCAGCAGGACAATGACAGCGAAAGCCAACGTCAGGCGTCGCATCAGGCGGTCGTAGTCTCCGCGGAAGATCAACCACGCCACGGCGGCAGCCATTGCCACCTTCCCCGCATCGTAAACAGCCTTGGCTACTACGGAGCCATCCAGGCCCAAGACGCTCGCGATGGAGGCCACCACCATGCCGATCAAGCCCACGGGGGCGTACCAAATGGCCACGCTTCCAGGGGCCGAGAGTCCGTTGATCCAGCCGAACCCATAACCGTTAACCAGGCTCAGCGCATACAGGATGCCGAAACTCAGCGCAGCGGTGAGGAACCAAAAAACAAATCTGCGGGGCCACGATGCATGCTTGCCCGCCCACAACAGGCCGATGAAAGGAAGGAACACCACGGTGATGGGTTTGACCGCGATGGAGAGTGTCACCAGGACGATTCCCAGAATCACCCGGCGGGTTGCGCAATAGTAAAGGCCCGCCAGAGCCAGTCCAATCATCAATGCATCGTTGTGCACACTGGCAATGAAATTGGTGAGGAACAGGGGGTTGGCTGCTGTCAGCCACAAGGCGCGGTGTGGATTGACGCCGTGGAGCTCGGCCAGCTTGGGGACGTAGATGATGCACAGCACTACTCCAGCCGCGGCAACCAAACGGAAAAGCATGATGGACGCCTCCGGCTGGACGTTCGTCACCCACACCACAAACTGCTCGATCCACAAAAACAGTTGCCCGTACGGCACGGGGGCTTCGGTCCACATCTTGTCCGCGCCAAGCTGGAAGTAGTTGGGAAGGGCGGAAATGCCGTTTTCGTAAGGGTTGATGCCCTCCACCATCAGCCGGCCCTGGCCAATGTACGCATAGACATCCCTGCTGAAGAGCGGGATGGTGAACATCATGGGCAAGCCCCAGGCCGCCACGGCCATCAACGTGGCTTTGCGCGCTTCCTTCCCCCACACCCTGACCCGCTGCCCCAACCGAAGCCAGGCCCTCACCAGCAACATGCCGCCGATTGCGAGAAGGACAATGGAGAGCGCGACGCCCAGGCCCTCGGTGCGCATCCAGATGAACAGGGGCAGCCGGCGGAGTTCAGAGGCCGGCGCCAGCCATCCGACGCCCAAGGAACCGAACACCATGAACATGGAGCCGATGAATCCGGCGATCAGGGGTGAACGGGCGTTATCAACCTCACCGATGACGGGACCCACAGGCGACACTGCTTTCCCTGCCGTCCGGGCGGCGGGTAGGGGCACCGTCATGTAGTCGTCGTCCAATCCTTCACCCGCTGCGTTCGGGTCACATTCTGAGTCATCGGGCCTTGCACAACAGGAATCAACCACACTGTCACGCCCGGAAATCGTACCATCGGAGCACTTCGATGCGCCTGAAGGATAGGCTAGGCGCGTGCCTATAACTAACGAACGCATCGTGTGGATCGACTGCGAAATGACCGGTTTGGATCTTGAGAACGACGCCCTCATTGAGGTAGCCGCTTTGGTGACGGATTCCGAGCTCAACATCCTCGGCGACGGAGTCGACGTCGTGATCAAGCCGGACGACGCCGCACTGGAACAAATGAACGACTTTGTCCGGGACATGCACACTCGCTCCAAGCTCCTTGATGAACTCCCCCACGGCAAGACCATGGCGGAGGCGGAAGCTGAGGTGCTCGAATACATTGAGAAATGGGTTCCGGACCCCCGCAAGGCTCCCCTGGGTGGTAATTCCGTGGGAACTGACCGGATGTTCCTGGCCCGGGACATGCCGAACATTGTTGAGCACCTCCATTATCGCGTGATCGACGTCAGCACCATCAAGGAACTGTCCCGGCGCTGGTTCCCGCGCGCTTACTTCCAGTCCCCCGCCAAACACGGTGGCCACCGGGCCTTGGGAGACATCAAAGATTCCATCGACGAGCTCCGCTACTACCGCGAAGCCGTGTTTGTCCCCGCCCCCGGTCCGGACACCGCCACGGCCCAGAAAATCTCCAAGGATGTCATGGCTTCCGCTGAAACCCTGAAATCCGACGAATCCGTGTGATCTGCAACATTTTTCGAGGTTTTTTCCTCAAAACCGGCAAAAGTGGACATTGCACCCCAAAACAGCAGGTAAGCTATTTGTCGTTGCCTTCGAGGAAAGCTGGTGTTACCGGCTGACTGCACGAGGCACATGGTGGGCTTAGCTCAGTTGGCAGAGCGCCTGGTTGTGGTCCAGGAGGTCGCGGGTTCAACCCCCGTAGCTCACCCCACCGAGATTGGCTGTAAAGCCGGTTTCCACAAAGGCCGTACCGGTTATCCGGTACGGCCTTTGCTTTTAACCCGTCGGCGGCTTCAGGCCGCTGACGGACCGCAGCGATCGACAGAGGAATACAGACATGACCGTCCTCCCAGTGACCATTTGGGGCGAACCAGTCCTCCACAACCGGGCCAGCGAAGTCGACGTCTTCGACGACGAACTCCGCACGTTGATCGCCGATATGTTCGAGACCAATGACGCGGCCAATGGCGTCGGCCTGGCAGCTCCGCAGGTCGGGGTGGGCAAAAGGATCTTCGTCTACAAGTATGCCAATGACGACGGTGTCCCGGAGAAAGGCGTTGTGGTCAACCCGGAACTGACTCTTTCCAAAGTATCGGGCGCGCTTCCCGATCCGGACGAAGATGTGGAGGGCTGCTTGTCGTTCCCCGGCGAGTACTATCCCCTCCAGCGGGCAGATTGGACCCGGGTGAGGGGTTTCGACGGTGAGGGAAACCCTGTCGATTTCGAAGCGACCGGCTGGTTTGCCCGCATCCTTCAGCATGAGTTCGACCACTTGGATGGCAAGCTGTACGTGGATCGCCTCATTGATAAGTACTCCAAGAAGGCGAAGAAGCAAGCCAAGAGAAACGGGTGGGGCGTCCCAGGGCTGACCTGGATGCCTGGTGTGGACCCCGATCCGTTCGGCCACTAGGGGACCCTGAACCATGACAAGCATCTCCAGGAGCGGGCTCTTCGAACTCCTCGACATCACGGGCCAGGATGCCGAGGCCTGCAGCGCACTTTTGGACACCCCACCGGACGCTGCTGTCCAACGGGCTGTCGATGCCATGCAAACCCGCCTGGGTACTTTTACGTCCCACGGAATCCCTGCCGAAGAAGAGCGGGAGGAGGTCTGGATCGAAGCATTGCTGCGATTCGCACCAACGGTTCACGCCTACCACGCTGAACTGGGGATCAGTCCTGGGA includes:
- a CDS encoding DNA alkylation repair protein is translated as MNSPDLVKAIRSRLSASADPVRGRSAQAYMKSEMPSLGVRVPDVRALVKACAREFPPGAPDELRSAALELWRSAVAREERYAAIDLTGLKMVRGDPEMLGVFEEMIRTGAWWDLVDGVAPRICELLFARPDIIKPVLLRWSTDNTMWVRRAAITSQLSAKSNTDTELLSAVIIPNAADPEFFIRKAIGWALREYSKTDPGWVRTFATECALSPLSRREALRLMPKA
- the mptB gene encoding polyprenol phosphomannose-dependent alpha 1,6 mannosyltransferase MptB — translated: MTVPLPAARTAGKAVSPVGPVIGEVDNARSPLIAGFIGSMFMVFGSLGVGWLAPASELRRLPLFIWMRTEGLGVALSIVLLAIGGMLLVRAWLRLGQRVRVWGKEARKATLMAVAAWGLPMMFTIPLFSRDVYAYIGQGRLMVEGINPYENGISALPNYFQLGADKMWTEAPVPYGQLFLWIEQFVVWVTNVQPEASIMLFRLVAAAGVVLCIIYVPKLAELHGVNPHRALWLTAANPLFLTNFIASVHNDALMIGLALAGLYYCATRRVILGIVLVTLSIAVKPITVVFLPFIGLLWAGKHASWPRRFVFWFLTAALSFGILYALSLVNGYGFGWINGLSAPGSVAIWYAPVGLIGMVVASIASVLGLDGSVVAKAVYDAGKVAMAAAVAWLIFRGDYDRLMRRLTLAFAVIVLLAPMIQSWYVVWLIPLFAVTGIRNDWQVKALYFVVSFFMVYATSDQLDVFPYLQSEDLGLALLLARVAAAVIALFFAIYLIFMDPKTKSLFRSRDEPGLRPII
- the orn gene encoding oligoribonuclease, with the translated sequence MPITNERIVWIDCEMTGLDLENDALIEVAALVTDSELNILGDGVDVVIKPDDAALEQMNDFVRDMHTRSKLLDELPHGKTMAEAEAEVLEYIEKWVPDPRKAPLGGNSVGTDRMFLARDMPNIVEHLHYRVIDVSTIKELSRRWFPRAYFQSPAKHGGHRALGDIKDSIDELRYYREAVFVPAPGPDTATAQKISKDVMASAETLKSDESV
- the def gene encoding peptide deformylase; the encoded protein is MTVLPVTIWGEPVLHNRASEVDVFDDELRTLIADMFETNDAANGVGLAAPQVGVGKRIFVYKYANDDGVPEKGVVVNPELTLSKVSGALPDPDEDVEGCLSFPGEYYPLQRADWTRVRGFDGEGNPVDFEATGWFARILQHEFDHLDGKLYVDRLIDKYSKKAKKQAKRNGWGVPGLTWMPGVDPDPFGH